One Pullulanibacillus sp. KACC 23026 DNA segment encodes these proteins:
- the mscL gene encoding large-conductance mechanosensitive channel protein MscL, translated as MWQDFKKFAFKGNIVDLAVAVIIGGAFNKIVTSLVNDMLMPIIGVLLGGLGFDKLNIHFGTAVIKYGTFIQTVVDFFIVALTLFLIVRIYLRFKRKENAEQDSTPAPSNQEVLLTEIRDLLSQAVQPAASDESGAIGLNKRQE; from the coding sequence ATGTGGCAAGACTTTAAAAAATTTGCTTTTAAAGGAAACATTGTGGATTTGGCCGTTGCCGTGATTATCGGCGGAGCTTTTAACAAAATTGTGACATCACTCGTTAATGATATGCTCATGCCAATCATCGGTGTTTTATTGGGCGGGCTAGGCTTTGATAAACTCAACATCCATTTTGGAACAGCCGTTATCAAATATGGAACCTTTATTCAAACGGTTGTGGATTTCTTCATCGTTGCCTTAACTCTTTTCCTAATCGTTAGGATCTACCTGCGATTTAAACGCAAAGAGAATGCCGAACAAGATTCAACCCCAGCTCCGTCTAACCAAGAGGTGCTGTTAACCGAAATTCGAGATCTCTTAAGCCAGGCGGTCCAGCCAGCAGCT
- the ilvA gene encoding threonine ammonia-lyase IlvA, giving the protein MTNTKVKHIQVKDIFIANHILKDIVIHTPVQRNDILSKRYECEVYLKREDFQLVRSFKLRGAYYLIQSLSEEERQKGVVCASAGNHAQGVAYACKALGIKGKIFMPTTTPRLKVSQVKLFGGEAVEVVLTGDSFDDSYNQAVALCEQQGMTFIHPFDDYRTIVGQGTVGLELMTDMNNQVDFVFLGIGGGGLASGVGSYVKSANPQTQVIGVEPSGAAGMKLSLEHNQVIPLDSLETFVDGAAVRQVGQLTREICQELLDDIVLVPEGKVCTTILELYNESAIVAEPAGALSVAALDFYKDKIKGKTVVCVISGGNNDINRMQEIQERSLIYEGLKHYFIVNFPQRPGALREFMENVLSQTDDITRFEYTKKTNKDQGPVLVGIELSQPEDYQPLIERMVKQGYSYIEINKDPKLFNLLI; this is encoded by the coding sequence ATGACAAATACAAAAGTGAAGCATATTCAAGTAAAGGATATTTTTATTGCAAATCATATCTTAAAAGATATTGTGATCCATACACCGGTACAAAGAAACGATATCCTATCTAAACGCTATGAATGTGAGGTTTATTTAAAGCGGGAGGATTTTCAATTAGTCCGATCCTTTAAGCTGCGAGGTGCCTACTATTTAATTCAGAGCCTCTCTGAGGAAGAGCGCCAAAAAGGCGTTGTCTGTGCAAGTGCCGGCAATCATGCTCAGGGAGTGGCCTATGCCTGCAAAGCGCTCGGAATTAAAGGGAAAATCTTTATGCCTACTACAACACCAAGGCTTAAGGTATCACAAGTAAAATTATTTGGCGGTGAAGCCGTTGAAGTGGTGTTAACAGGGGATTCATTTGACGATTCTTATAATCAGGCTGTAGCCTTGTGCGAGCAGCAAGGCATGACCTTCATCCATCCGTTTGATGACTATCGAACCATTGTCGGTCAGGGCACAGTTGGTCTTGAGCTAATGACAGATATGAACAACCAAGTGGATTTTGTTTTCTTAGGAATTGGCGGGGGCGGCCTCGCTTCAGGTGTCGGTTCCTACGTTAAAAGTGCTAATCCCCAAACACAGGTAATTGGCGTAGAACCATCTGGGGCGGCCGGGATGAAGTTATCACTTGAACATAACCAAGTCATCCCCTTAGACTCTCTGGAGACTTTTGTAGATGGGGCCGCGGTTAGACAGGTTGGACAACTGACACGCGAGATTTGTCAGGAGCTCCTTGATGATATTGTACTTGTCCCAGAAGGAAAGGTCTGTACCACCATTTTAGAGCTCTATAATGAAAGTGCCATCGTCGCTGAACCTGCCGGCGCCTTATCTGTCGCTGCTCTCGACTTTTATAAGGATAAAATAAAAGGAAAAACCGTCGTCTGTGTCATCAGCGGTGGGAACAATGATATTAACCGGATGCAGGAAATCCAAGAACGCTCGCTTATCTACGAAGGCCTTAAACATTATTTCATCGTTAACTTCCCGCAGCGCCCCGGTGCCCTTCGAGAATTCATGGAGAACGTGTTAAGTCAAACAGATGATATTACCCGTTTTGAATACACTAAGAAAACGAATAAGGATCAAGGGCCGGTCCTTGTCGGGATCGAACTTAGTCAACCTGAGGATTATCAGCCTCTTATTGAACGCATGGTTAAACAGGGTTACTCCTACATCGAAATTAATAAGGATCCAAAACTCTTTAATCTTTTGATTTAA
- a CDS encoding 5-oxoprolinase subunit PxpA, with protein MSRIDLNCDLGESFGAYTLGQDRDMLDYVTSVNIACGYHAGDPKTMRETVEMAVEKGIGIGAHPGFPDLNGFGRRPMQLTEQEIYDLILYQLGALEGFIRVAGGHMQHVKPHGALYNMASVDTNMALAIAKAIHDYNPSLILFGLSGSKLIEAGRDAGLETASEVFADRTYQEDGTLTSRRSPDALIQDDQEAVSQVIRMVLEGKVKTQQNTDVLIQADTVCLHGDGPHALSFAKLIRTELSQAGVVVKKLID; from the coding sequence ATGTCACGCATTGATTTAAATTGTGACCTTGGCGAAAGCTTTGGCGCTTATACGTTAGGCCAAGACCGGGACATGCTTGATTACGTCACCTCTGTAAATATTGCTTGCGGTTACCACGCCGGCGATCCTAAAACGATGAGGGAAACGGTTGAAATGGCAGTCGAGAAAGGGATTGGTATCGGCGCACATCCAGGCTTTCCAGACCTAAACGGCTTTGGGAGACGACCGATGCAGCTAACCGAACAAGAGATTTATGACCTTATCCTCTATCAACTGGGGGCTTTAGAGGGCTTTATCCGTGTGGCAGGCGGACACATGCAGCATGTCAAACCTCATGGCGCCCTATACAACATGGCCTCGGTTGACACCAATATGGCCCTAGCGATTGCTAAGGCGATTCATGACTATAACCCCTCCCTTATCCTATTTGGCTTATCCGGAAGTAAGCTTATTGAAGCAGGAAGAGATGCTGGACTCGAAACGGCAAGCGAAGTATTTGCCGACAGAACCTACCAAGAGGATGGGACGCTCACCTCTAGACGTTCACCCGATGCTTTAATTCAGGATGATCAAGAGGCCGTTTCACAGGTTATCCGTATGGTCTTAGAAGGAAAGGTTAAAACACAGCAAAATACCGATGTATTGATCCAAGCAGATACCGTATGCCTTCACGGTGACGGTCCTCATGCTTTAAGCTTTGCCAAACTCATTCGCACTGAGCTTTCTCAAGCAGGGGTTGTGGTGAAAAAGTTGATTGATTAG
- a CDS encoding biotin-dependent carboxyltransferase family protein, with product MAIIVQRPGPLATVQDSGRIGYQNIGVSVSGAVDTIALRIGNLLVGNAETEAGVEFTLTGAIIQFDEDALIAITGGPFQPLIQGHPVQMWKPIAVKKGTELRFPEGTGARAYLCIAGGIDVPSVLSSKSTYLRARLGGMEGRPLKKGDRLLTGPIHPYIRAYILNRFKNSDSPFFIECSWGISHASRPSYKDEPAIRLLPSYEFSLFTPASQSALFNGSYRVTPQSDRMGYRLEGEPLLLKAPISRLSEPIQAGTIQVPPDGMPIILLADRGTIGGYPCIGHVITVDLPLIAQTKPGDSLRFIETSLEDAQTADIQQEKEITLLKTAIHQRLRHLTAPMLS from the coding sequence ATGGCCATTATTGTTCAGCGTCCCGGCCCTTTGGCTACTGTACAGGATTCAGGACGAATCGGTTATCAAAACATAGGGGTCAGTGTCAGTGGAGCGGTTGACACGATTGCGTTACGAATCGGAAATCTCTTAGTTGGCAATGCCGAGACTGAAGCAGGGGTGGAATTCACCTTAACAGGCGCCATCATCCAGTTTGATGAGGATGCTTTAATCGCCATCACAGGAGGACCCTTTCAGCCACTTATTCAGGGCCACCCTGTACAAATGTGGAAGCCGATCGCTGTTAAAAAGGGAACGGAACTCAGATTTCCAGAAGGAACAGGAGCCCGCGCCTATCTCTGCATAGCGGGTGGCATTGATGTTCCTTCCGTACTAAGTAGTAAAAGCACTTATCTGAGAGCACGTCTAGGAGGCATGGAGGGACGGCCATTAAAAAAAGGCGATCGATTATTGACCGGGCCAATCCATCCTTACATAAGGGCTTACATACTGAATCGCTTTAAGAACTCAGACAGTCCTTTTTTTATAGAGTGTAGTTGGGGGATTAGTCACGCGAGCCGGCCCTCTTATAAAGACGAGCCGGCTATACGTCTTCTCCCAAGCTATGAATTTTCGTTATTTACACCCGCTTCCCAAAGCGCCCTTTTCAATGGCTCTTATCGCGTCACCCCGCAATCTGATCGGATGGGCTACCGTCTAGAGGGAGAACCGCTTCTCTTAAAGGCTCCTATTTCAAGGCTTTCAGAACCCATACAAGCCGGCACCATACAAGTGCCTCCTGATGGAATGCCAATTATTCTGCTGGCTGACCGGGGAACGATCGGGGGCTATCCATGTATCGGCCATGTCATAACCGTTGATTTGCCGCTGATTGCTCAAACAAAGCCAGGCGATTCGCTTCGTTTTATTGAAACAAGCCTTGAAGACGCTCAGACTGCAGACATCCAGCAGGAAAAAGAGATTACTTTATTAAAAACAGCTATTCACCAACGACTTCGGCATTTAACTGCTCCCATGTTATCATGA
- the pxpB gene encoding 5-oxoprolinase subunit PxpB encodes MSDSQDGVVLFPSGDRALTIRFGNTVSRKTHQQVQHFIERLKSSPITGIIEIVPAYTSLTITYDPYKINSADPASFVLPYFKLKKEIETLINQTVKTERESTYNRLIQIPVCYGEPYGPDLADVAAFHQCTIEEVINRHSSGNYLVYMIGFAPGFPYLGGLDKSLHTPRRQTPRLKVPKGSIGIADSQTGLYPLETPGGWQIIGRTPMTFFDPSASEPSRLQAGDRVQFVPISEEEFLSYEEEG; translated from the coding sequence ATGAGCGATTCCCAAGACGGAGTTGTCCTCTTTCCTTCTGGTGACCGCGCCCTTACCATACGATTTGGAAACACAGTCAGCAGAAAGACGCACCAGCAAGTTCAACACTTTATAGAGCGGTTAAAGAGTTCCCCCATCACGGGTATTATAGAAATCGTTCCCGCTTATACATCACTCACAATAACTTATGATCCTTATAAAATAAACAGCGCCGATCCCGCGTCTTTTGTTTTACCCTACTTTAAACTAAAAAAGGAAATAGAGACCCTTATCAATCAAACGGTCAAAACCGAAAGAGAATCCACCTACAATAGGCTAATTCAGATCCCCGTTTGTTATGGCGAACCTTATGGACCTGATTTAGCCGATGTCGCAGCCTTCCATCAGTGCACCATTGAAGAGGTAATCAACCGCCATTCGAGCGGCAACTATCTCGTCTATATGATTGGCTTTGCGCCAGGTTTTCCTTACCTAGGCGGTCTTGACAAATCTCTGCATACACCAAGGCGGCAAACACCCCGCTTAAAGGTTCCGAAAGGCTCCATTGGGATTGCTGACAGTCAAACAGGGCTTTATCCACTTGAAACCCCTGGCGGTTGGCAAATCATCGGACGGACACCTATGACCTTCTTTGATCCGTCCGCCTCTGAACCTAGCCGGCTTCAGGCAGGCGATCGCGTTCAATTTGTCCCCATAAGTGAAGAAGAATTTCTTTCGTATGAAGAGGAGGGGTAA
- the pcp gene encoding pyroglutamyl-peptidase I, with protein sequence MPNILLTGFEPFGGESINPSWEAVKQLDRASIEGHNVVSRLIPVAFGTSIDLLKKSIEELNPAIVIAVGQAGGRSAISVERVAINVSDGRIPDNEGRQPVDEPINPNGPVAYWSTLPIKAVVKAIREEGIPAEISQTAGTYVCNHLFYGLMDSLASRRDIRGGFIHIPFIPEQAVRHSGQPSLGLRDIIKAIEIAVRTTLTYEADIEAIGGSIH encoded by the coding sequence ATGCCCAACATTCTGTTAACAGGATTTGAGCCTTTTGGAGGAGAATCGATTAATCCGTCTTGGGAGGCGGTTAAGCAGTTAGATAGAGCAAGTATTGAAGGCCATAACGTCGTGAGTCGGCTGATTCCGGTTGCGTTCGGAACATCCATTGACTTATTAAAGAAGTCTATTGAGGAGTTAAATCCAGCTATCGTTATTGCAGTCGGGCAAGCGGGCGGGAGGTCTGCTATTAGCGTTGAACGCGTGGCGATCAATGTGAGTGATGGAAGGATTCCTGATAATGAAGGCAGACAACCGGTGGATGAGCCAATTAATCCTAATGGGCCTGTTGCCTACTGGTCGACACTGCCAATAAAAGCAGTGGTCAAGGCCATTCGAGAGGAAGGGATACCGGCAGAAATCTCGCAGACAGCGGGTACTTATGTCTGTAACCACCTCTTTTATGGCTTAATGGATAGCTTGGCTTCTAGACGGGACATTCGCGGTGGTTTTATCCATATTCCTTTTATCCCTGAACAGGCTGTTCGTCACTCAGGCCAGCCCTCCCTTGGTTTAAGAGATATCATTAAGGCTATAGAGATAGCGGTTAGAACGACATTAACTTATGAGGCGGATATAGAAGCAATCGGCGGTTCTATCCATTAA
- a CDS encoding M20 peptidase aminoacylase family protein, with translation MKRQLMEIQHEVTEIFNHLHLHPETSWKEVQTTEFIYKFLEKHGGRVTRFSDTTGLVGEIGEGKRCVAIRADMDALWQEVDGVFKANHSCGHDAHMAMVLGVFLLLKKLGHDFSGRVKFIFQPAEEVGMGALKMVEKGVVDDVDVLFGVHLRPVQELPLGKASSAILHGSAQFIQGTIRGEEMHGARPHLGTNAIEVAASIVQHLSVIHVDPRVPHSIKMTKLHAGGDSLNIIPGSASFGIDLRAQTNEVMQEIEEQVGRILQQLAELNGVEITAKKRGWVAAAKENKEAEAIMKEAIGQTLGFQNAVPPLVTTGGDDFHFYTIKRPQLKATMLGLGCDLAPGLHHPNMTFNQEALFHGIEILTRATLLTL, from the coding sequence ATGAAAAGGCAGTTAATGGAGATTCAACATGAGGTAACGGAGATCTTTAACCATCTTCATCTTCATCCTGAGACCAGCTGGAAAGAAGTTCAAACAACCGAATTTATTTATAAATTTTTAGAAAAGCACGGTGGGAGGGTGACTCGATTCTCTGATACTACTGGGTTAGTTGGCGAAATAGGAGAAGGAAAACGCTGTGTGGCGATTCGCGCAGATATGGACGCGTTATGGCAGGAAGTGGATGGCGTGTTTAAAGCAAATCACTCTTGTGGACATGATGCTCATATGGCCATGGTTTTAGGTGTTTTTTTACTCTTAAAGAAATTAGGGCATGATTTTAGTGGTCGAGTAAAATTTATTTTCCAGCCAGCTGAAGAAGTAGGAATGGGTGCTCTAAAAATGGTTGAAAAAGGTGTGGTGGACGATGTGGATGTCCTCTTTGGTGTCCATCTTCGCCCCGTGCAAGAGCTTCCGCTTGGAAAAGCGTCTTCTGCTATCCTTCATGGGTCGGCTCAATTTATTCAAGGGACGATCCGCGGGGAGGAGATGCATGGGGCGCGGCCGCATTTAGGGACGAATGCGATCGAAGTAGCTGCTTCCATTGTCCAGCACCTAAGTGTCATTCATGTGGACCCAAGAGTGCCTCATTCAATCAAGATGACCAAGCTTCATGCCGGTGGAGATAGCTTGAACATTATTCCTGGGTCGGCTTCGTTTGGCATAGACTTAAGAGCCCAAACCAATGAGGTCATGCAAGAAATTGAAGAGCAGGTCGGCCGTATTCTCCAGCAATTAGCTGAGTTGAACGGAGTAGAAATTACAGCGAAAAAACGGGGGTGGGTCGCTGCTGCAAAGGAAAATAAAGAAGCGGAAGCCATCATGAAAGAGGCCATTGGTCAAACACTCGGTTTTCAGAATGCTGTGCCGCCTTTAGTGACAACAGGCGGTGATGACTTTCATTTTTATACGATTAAACGACCGCAACTTAAAGCGACGATGCTCGGATTGGGATGCGACTTAGCCCCTGGATTACATCATCCAAACATGACTTTTAATCAGGAAGCCCTTTTTCATGGCATAGAGATTCTAACACGTGCAACTCTCTTAACCTTATAA
- the menC gene encoding o-succinylbenzoate synthase, which yields MLQLETITLTKLKMRLKSPFTTSYGTMQDKVFFLIEITEASGLSGFGESVAFTAPWYTEETVDTSLHMMKDFLIPLLLEAPIEHPDEVFERFRIIRRNNMAKAALEGAVWDLYAKKQGISLTEALGGVKSAIDVGISIGIQENLDKLFEVIEDNVKKGYRRIKIKIKPGMDLSLVKAVRETFPSLPLMVDANSAYSLEDLPVLKQLDPYDLLMIEQPLSHDDILDHVQLQKEIQTPICLDESINSFDDARHAIDYGAAKVINIKIGKVGGLSEAKRIHDYCFERGVPVWCGGMLEAGVGRAHNIALTTLPGFTLPGDTAASSNYWEHDIIQPEVTVVNGQIQVPIKPGIGYEIDREAVRGFTIEDYSVTRRK from the coding sequence ATGCTGCAGCTAGAGACCATCACACTAACAAAGTTAAAAATGAGGCTTAAATCGCCGTTTACAACGAGTTATGGCACCATGCAGGATAAAGTCTTTTTTCTAATTGAGATAACGGAGGCAAGCGGATTATCAGGCTTTGGGGAATCCGTTGCGTTTACGGCACCTTGGTATACAGAGGAGACTGTTGACACCTCTCTGCATATGATGAAGGATTTTTTGATCCCTTTACTGTTAGAGGCACCAATTGAGCATCCAGATGAGGTGTTTGAGCGCTTCAGAATCATTAGACGAAACAATATGGCAAAGGCTGCTCTCGAGGGGGCGGTATGGGATCTTTACGCGAAGAAGCAAGGCATTAGCCTTACAGAAGCATTAGGGGGCGTTAAGTCAGCTATTGATGTTGGCATTAGTATTGGGATACAAGAAAATCTGGATAAGTTATTTGAAGTCATCGAGGACAATGTCAAAAAGGGCTACCGCCGAATTAAAATAAAAATTAAGCCCGGAATGGATCTCTCCCTTGTTAAAGCCGTTCGTGAGACATTTCCATCGCTGCCTCTTATGGTGGATGCTAATTCTGCTTATTCCCTTGAAGACCTTCCTGTACTGAAACAATTGGACCCGTATGATTTGCTCATGATTGAGCAGCCGCTCTCCCACGATGATATCCTGGATCATGTCCAACTGCAAAAGGAAATCCAAACACCGATATGTTTGGACGAGAGTATTAATTCCTTTGATGATGCCCGGCATGCCATAGATTATGGCGCTGCAAAGGTCATTAATATCAAAATTGGAAAGGTCGGCGGACTTTCAGAAGCGAAGCGGATTCATGATTATTGCTTTGAACGGGGGGTGCCTGTCTGGTGCGGAGGGATGCTTGAAGCAGGTGTTGGCCGAGCGCATAATATTGCTCTAACAACCCTCCCAGGCTTTACGCTCCCTGGTGATACCGCGGCCTCCTCGAATTACTGGGAACACGATATTATTCAGCCAGAGGTGACGGTTGTTAATGGGCAAATACAGGTCCCTATAAAACCGGGAATCGGTTATGAGATAGATCGTGAGGCCGTTCGCGGATTCACGATTGAGGACTACTCCGTTACGAGACGAAAGTAG
- the gndA gene encoding NADP-dependent phosphogluconate dehydrogenase, translated as MSKQQIGVVGLAVMGKNLAFNIESRGYSVSVYNRSEEKTNQLVEEAAGKNVVATYSIEEFVASLETPRKILIMVKAGAPTDATIEQLIPHLDKGDILIDGGNAYFEDTRRRSQALEAKGFHFIGTGVSGGEEGALKGPAVMPGGKKEAYELVAPILTAISAKVNGDPCCTYIGPDGAGHYVKMVHNGIEYGDMQLICEAYNLLKNVLGLNADELHAIFKEWNQGELDSYLIEITADIFTKKDDETGKPLVDMILDTAGQKGTGKWTSQSALDLGVPVSIITESVFARFISAMKEERVAASKILSGPSPSYSGSKEELIEAIRKALYASKICSYAQGFSQMRAASEANDWNLQYGNIAMIFRGGCIIRAAFLQNIKEAYDRDPELKNLLLDPYFKEIIEGYQGALRKVVAVAVENGVPVPGFSNAIAYYDSYRSEVLPANLLQAQRDYFGAHTYQRIDKEGIFHTQWMD; from the coding sequence ATGTCCAAACAACAAATTGGTGTTGTAGGTTTAGCTGTAATGGGGAAAAACCTTGCTTTTAATATTGAAAGCCGAGGCTATTCGGTTTCCGTTTATAATCGGTCGGAAGAAAAGACAAATCAATTAGTTGAAGAAGCAGCGGGTAAGAATGTAGTTGCGACTTATTCGATTGAAGAGTTTGTCGCTTCTCTTGAAACGCCGCGTAAAATTTTGATCATGGTAAAGGCGGGCGCCCCAACAGATGCGACTATCGAGCAATTGATACCACATCTCGATAAAGGAGATATCCTGATTGATGGGGGGAATGCCTATTTTGAAGATACACGCCGCCGCAGCCAAGCGCTTGAAGCAAAGGGCTTCCATTTTATCGGGACGGGTGTTTCAGGTGGAGAAGAAGGGGCATTGAAAGGGCCTGCCGTCATGCCTGGAGGCAAGAAAGAGGCCTATGAACTCGTCGCACCGATTCTAACGGCAATTTCAGCAAAGGTGAACGGCGACCCATGCTGTACTTATATTGGTCCAGATGGTGCAGGTCACTATGTGAAAATGGTACATAACGGGATCGAATATGGCGATATGCAGCTGATCTGTGAAGCTTATAATCTATTGAAAAATGTGCTTGGTCTTAATGCAGATGAGCTTCATGCTATTTTTAAGGAATGGAATCAAGGTGAGCTTGACAGTTATCTGATTGAAATCACGGCAGACATTTTTACGAAAAAAGATGACGAAACAGGCAAGCCTTTAGTCGACATGATTTTAGATACAGCAGGTCAAAAAGGCACAGGGAAATGGACGAGTCAAAGCGCCCTTGACCTTGGGGTACCTGTCTCCATCATTACTGAATCGGTGTTTGCCCGCTTTATCTCCGCTATGAAAGAGGAACGGGTGGCTGCAAGTAAAATCCTTTCTGGTCCATCTCCATCTTACAGCGGCTCAAAGGAAGAGTTAATTGAGGCGATCCGAAAAGCACTTTATGCAAGCAAAATCTGTTCTTATGCTCAAGGCTTCTCACAAATGCGTGCCGCTTCAGAAGCGAATGACTGGAACCTGCAATATGGCAACATTGCGATGATCTTTAGAGGCGGGTGTATCATTCGTGCGGCCTTCCTTCAGAATATTAAAGAAGCCTATGATCGTGATCCAGAGCTTAAGAACCTTCTCCTAGACCCTTATTTCAAAGAGATTATTGAAGGGTATCAAGGAGCGCTAAGAAAAGTGGTAGCGGTAGCGGTTGAAAACGGCGTGCCCGTTCCAGGTTTTTCAAACGCCATTGCTTACTACGACAGCTACCGTTCTGAAGTCCTGCCGGCTAATCTACTCCAAGCACAGCGCGACTATTTTGGTGCACATACTTACCAGCGAATTGACAAAGAAGGCATCTTCCACACCCAGTGGATGGACTAA
- a CDS encoding TerD family protein — MAISLVKGQKIDLTKGNAGLTSLLVGLGWDPVKRGFFQRTPNIDCDASVLMLNQQGRLERQEDVVYFGHLASSCGSVRHTGDNITGEGDGDDEQIIVTLNQVPDRIHRLLFVVNIYQCVERKQDFGMIQNAFIRMVDQSKRQELAHFNLSEDYAGRTALIPGEIYRHNGEWKFNALGQATNDRSLSEIAQRYT; from the coding sequence ATGGCTATTTCACTAGTGAAAGGTCAAAAAATTGATTTAACCAAAGGCAATGCGGGGCTTACTTCTTTATTAGTAGGACTAGGATGGGATCCAGTTAAACGCGGTTTCTTCCAGCGTACCCCTAATATTGATTGTGATGCTTCGGTGCTAATGCTGAATCAACAAGGGCGTCTTGAGCGTCAAGAGGATGTTGTTTATTTTGGACATTTAGCAAGCAGTTGCGGGAGTGTTCGCCACACAGGGGATAACATTACGGGGGAAGGCGATGGAGATGATGAACAAATCATTGTCACCCTTAATCAGGTTCCAGACCGAATTCACCGTTTGCTTTTTGTTGTTAATATCTATCAATGTGTGGAGAGAAAACAAGACTTTGGTATGATTCAGAACGCCTTCATTCGGATGGTTGATCAATCAAAAAGACAGGAATTGGCTCATTTTAACTTGTCAGAAGACTATGCAGGAAGAACCGCACTTATTCCAGGAGAGATCTATCGCCATAACGGTGAGTGGAAGTTTAATGCTCTTGGTCAAGCGACGAATGATCGCTCTTTATCGGAAATAGCTCAGCGTTACACTTAA
- a CDS encoding TerD family protein, whose translation MTITLSKGQRIDLTKTNPGLTKAIIGLGWDTNKYSGGHDFDLDASAFLADASGKVVNELEFVFYNNMKSPDGGVEHTGDNRTGEGEGDDEQIIIDFPKLSSHIERIGIAVTIHEADVRNQNFGQVSNAFVRVVNPETDEEILRYDLGEDFSIETAVIVCELYKHQGEWKFNAIGSGFSGGLAALCRNYGLDV comes from the coding sequence ATGACGATTACACTTTCTAAAGGGCAGCGTATTGACTTAACTAAAACCAATCCCGGCTTGACAAAAGCCATTATAGGTCTCGGGTGGGATACGAATAAGTATTCAGGCGGTCATGACTTTGACCTTGATGCATCGGCTTTTCTAGCGGATGCGAGCGGTAAGGTCGTGAATGAACTGGAGTTTGTTTTCTACAATAACATGAAGAGTCCTGACGGCGGTGTGGAACATACAGGTGATAATCGTACGGGTGAAGGGGAAGGGGATGATGAACAAATCATCATTGACTTTCCGAAATTATCCAGTCACATTGAACGAATAGGGATCGCTGTAACGATCCATGAGGCTGATGTACGCAATCAAAATTTTGGCCAAGTTTCCAATGCTTTTGTTCGCGTTGTTAATCCAGAAACAGATGAAGAAATTCTTCGTTATGATTTGGGTGAGGATTTTTCTATCGAAACAGCCGTTATTGTCTGTGAGCTGTATAAACATCAAGGAGAATGGAAGTTCAACGCCATCGGAAGTGGCTTTTCCGGGGGATTGGCTGCTCTTTGCCGAAATTATGGGCTAGATGTGTAA
- a CDS encoding DUF475 domain-containing protein: protein MTDFFHHLFATYGQFFSANAIKDMVADPGSWGVVLSLVVLEGLLSADNALVLAVLVQHLPKKSQKKALFYGIIGAYLFRFIAIGIGVFLVKFTLIKVLGGLYLLWLAGKNIFKKDDEDGEVENKGFGFWKTVLVVELMDITFSLDSVIAAFGVSNKVWVLFLGGILGILMMRGVAQLFLLLIQKFPEFEMTAFILIAIIGIKMLLGAFGLDISEFLFFGILVLAFLATFVVHAIKKGSSNHTISK, encoded by the coding sequence ATGACTGATTTCTTTCATCATCTATTTGCAACCTATGGTCAGTTTTTTTCAGCAAATGCAATAAAGGATATGGTAGCCGATCCAGGCAGCTGGGGCGTTGTCTTAAGTCTTGTGGTTTTAGAAGGTCTGCTATCTGCAGATAATGCGCTTGTTCTTGCTGTCTTAGTTCAGCATTTGCCTAAGAAAAGTCAGAAAAAAGCGTTGTTTTATGGAATTATTGGGGCTTACTTGTTCCGGTTTATTGCGATCGGTATCGGGGTCTTTCTCGTTAAATTTACGCTTATCAAAGTGCTTGGAGGACTCTATCTTTTATGGCTTGCTGGTAAGAACATCTTCAAGAAGGATGATGAAGATGGGGAGGTTGAGAACAAGGGTTTTGGTTTTTGGAAAACAGTGCTTGTTGTAGAATTAATGGATATTACTTTTAGCTTAGATAGTGTTATTGCAGCTTTCGGTGTTTCCAACAAAGTTTGGGTGCTGTTCCTTGGAGGGATTCTTGGGATTTTGATGATGCGCGGTGTCGCTCAGCTTTTCTTATTGCTTATTCAGAAATTCCCAGAGTTTGAAATGACCGCGTTTATTCTAATTGCGATCATTGGGATTAAGATGCTGCTAGGTGCCTTTGGACTTGATATCAGTGAATTTCTCTTCTTTGGCATTTTAGTTCTAGCCTTTCTTGCTACGTTTGTTGTCCATGCTATTAAAAAGGGATCATCAAACCATACCATCAGCAAGTAA